In one Cervus elaphus chromosome 9, mCerEla1.1, whole genome shotgun sequence genomic region, the following are encoded:
- the AMH gene encoding muellerian-inhibiting factor isoform X2: MPSPSLSLALVLLAMGALLRPGTPREEVSSTAASPRDQATGSGALIFQQDWDWPIPSLWLPGSPQDPLCLVTLHGRGNGSRAPLRVVGALSGYEQAFLEAVRRTHWGLSDLTTFAVCPTGDGQPVLPHLQQLQAWLGEPGGRWLVVLHLEEVTWEPTPLLRFQEPPPGGANPPELALLSLCLTADSDFLALVVDRPEGAWRRPGLALTLRRRGNGAPLSTAQLQALLFGADSRCFTRKTPALLLLLPARPSAPARPPAPMPAHGRLELVPFPQPRPSPEPEEAPPSADPFLETLTRLVRALRGPPAQASPPRLALDPGALAGFPQGQVNLSDPAALERLLDGEEPLLLLLPPTAANTGVPATPQGPKSPLWAAGLARRVAAELQAAAAELRGLPGLPPAAPPLLARLLALCPGNPDGPGGPLRALLLLKALQGLRAEWRGRERSGSARAQRSPGAAAADGPCALRELSVDLRAERSVLIPETYQANNCQGACGWPQSDRNPRYGNHVVLLLKMQARGAALARPPCCVPTAYTGKLLISLSEERISAHHVPNMVATECGCR; encoded by the exons ATGCCCAGtccatctctctctctggccCTGGTGCTGTTGGCCATGGGGGCTTTGCTGAGGCCAGGCACCCCCAGGGAGGAGGTTTCCAGCACCGCGGCCTCGCCCAGGGATCAGGCCACAGGCAGCGGGGCACTCATCTTTCAGCAAGATTGGGACTGGCCGATCCCCAGTCTCTGGCTGCCAGGCAGCCCTCAGGACCCCCTGTGCCTGGTGACCCTGCATGGGAGGGGCAATGGGAGCAGAGCCCCACTGCGGGTGGTGGGGGCCCTGAGCGGCTACGAGCAGGCCTTCCTGGAGGCTGTGCGGCGCACCCACTGGGGCCTGAGTGACTTGACCACCTTCGCTGTGTGCCCCACTGGTGACGGGCAGCCTGTGCTGCCCCACCTGCAGCAGCTGCAGGCGTGGCTGGGGGAGCCAGGGGGGCGGTGGCTGGTGGTCCTGCACCTGGAGGAAG TGACGTGGGAGCCGACACCCTTGCTGAGGTTCCAGGAGCCTCCGCCTGGAGGAGCCAACCCCCCAGAGCTGGCGCTGCTG AGCCTCTGCCTGACCGCGGACTCAGACTTCCTGGCCTTGGTCGTGGACCGGCCGGAGGGGGCCTGGCGCCGGCCTGGGCTAGCCCTGACCCTGCGGCGCCGTGGAAATG GTGCACCCCTGAGCACTGCCCAGCTGCAGGCGCTGCTGTTCGGTGCGGACTCCCGCTGCTTCACACGAAAGACCCCGGCCCTGTTGCTCTTGCTGCCCGCGCGGCCGTCGGCGCCGGCGCGGCCGCCGGCGCCAATGCCCGCACACGGTCGGCTGGAGTTGGTGCCCTTCCCGCAGCCCAG GCCTTCCCCGGAGCCAGAGGAGGCACCGCCCAGCGCCGATCCCTTCCTGGAGACGCTCACGCGCCTAGTGCGCGCGCTCCGGGGACCCCCGGCCCAAGCCTCGCCACCACGACTGGCCTTGGACCCGGGCGCACTGGCTGGTTTCCCGCAGGGCCAGGTCAACCTGTCGGACCCCGCGGCCCTGGAGCGCCTGCTGGATGGTGAGGAgccgctgctgttgctgctgccgcCGACGGCAGCCAACACCGGGGTCCCCGCAACGCCGCAAGGTCCCAAGTCCCCTCTGTGGGCCGCGGGACTAGCGCGCCGGGTGGCTGCCGAGCTTCAGGCGGCGGCCGCCGAGCTGCGCGGCCTCCCGGGGCTGCCTCCCGCCGCCCCCCCGCTGCTGGCGCGCCTGCTGGCACTGTGCCCGGGAAACCCAGATGGCCCCGGCGGCCCGCTGCGCGCGCTGCTGCTGCTCAAGGCACTGCAGGGCCTGCGCGCTGAGTGGCGCGGGCGGGAGCGGAGCGGCTCCGCACGAGCGCAGCGCAGCCCCGGGGCCGCGGCTGCAGATGGGCCGTGCGCTCTGCGCGAGCTGAGCGTAGACCTGCGGGCCGAGCGCTCCGTGCTCATCCCGGAGACATATCAGGCCAACAACTGCCAGGGCGCCTGCGGCTGGCCTCAGTCGGACCGCAACCCGCGCTACGGCAACCACGTGGTGCTGCTGCTGAAGATGCAGGCCCGCGGCGCCGCCCTGGCGCGCCCGCCCTGCTGTGTGCCCACAGCCTACACCGGCAAGCTCCTCATCAGCCTGTCCGAGGAGCGCATCAGCGCACACCACGTCCCGAACATGGTGGCCACCGAGTGCGGCTGCCGGTGA
- the AMH gene encoding muellerian-inhibiting factor isoform X1, producing the protein MPSPSLSLALVLLAMGALLRPGTPREEVSSTAASPRDQATGSGALIFQQDWDWPIPSLWLPGSPQDPLCLVTLHGRGNGSRAPLRVVGALSGYEQAFLEAVRRTHWGLSDLTTFAVCPTGDGQPVLPHLQQLQAWLGEPGGRWLVVLHLEEVTWEPTPLLRFQEPPPGGANPPELALLVLYPGPGLEVTVTGAGLPSAQSLCLTADSDFLALVVDRPEGAWRRPGLALTLRRRGNGAPLSTAQLQALLFGADSRCFTRKTPALLLLLPARPSAPARPPAPMPAHGRLELVPFPQPRPSPEPEEAPPSADPFLETLTRLVRALRGPPAQASPPRLALDPGALAGFPQGQVNLSDPAALERLLDGEEPLLLLLPPTAANTGVPATPQGPKSPLWAAGLARRVAAELQAAAAELRGLPGLPPAAPPLLARLLALCPGNPDGPGGPLRALLLLKALQGLRAEWRGRERSGSARAQRSPGAAAADGPCALRELSVDLRAERSVLIPETYQANNCQGACGWPQSDRNPRYGNHVVLLLKMQARGAALARPPCCVPTAYTGKLLISLSEERISAHHVPNMVATECGCR; encoded by the exons ATGCCCAGtccatctctctctctggccCTGGTGCTGTTGGCCATGGGGGCTTTGCTGAGGCCAGGCACCCCCAGGGAGGAGGTTTCCAGCACCGCGGCCTCGCCCAGGGATCAGGCCACAGGCAGCGGGGCACTCATCTTTCAGCAAGATTGGGACTGGCCGATCCCCAGTCTCTGGCTGCCAGGCAGCCCTCAGGACCCCCTGTGCCTGGTGACCCTGCATGGGAGGGGCAATGGGAGCAGAGCCCCACTGCGGGTGGTGGGGGCCCTGAGCGGCTACGAGCAGGCCTTCCTGGAGGCTGTGCGGCGCACCCACTGGGGCCTGAGTGACTTGACCACCTTCGCTGTGTGCCCCACTGGTGACGGGCAGCCTGTGCTGCCCCACCTGCAGCAGCTGCAGGCGTGGCTGGGGGAGCCAGGGGGGCGGTGGCTGGTGGTCCTGCACCTGGAGGAAG TGACGTGGGAGCCGACACCCTTGCTGAGGTTCCAGGAGCCTCCGCCTGGAGGAGCCAACCCCCCAGAGCTGGCGCTGCTGGTATTGTACCCAGGGCCTGGCCTGGAGGTCACTGTCACCGGCGCTGGGCTACCTAGCGCCCAG AGCCTCTGCCTGACCGCGGACTCAGACTTCCTGGCCTTGGTCGTGGACCGGCCGGAGGGGGCCTGGCGCCGGCCTGGGCTAGCCCTGACCCTGCGGCGCCGTGGAAATG GTGCACCCCTGAGCACTGCCCAGCTGCAGGCGCTGCTGTTCGGTGCGGACTCCCGCTGCTTCACACGAAAGACCCCGGCCCTGTTGCTCTTGCTGCCCGCGCGGCCGTCGGCGCCGGCGCGGCCGCCGGCGCCAATGCCCGCACACGGTCGGCTGGAGTTGGTGCCCTTCCCGCAGCCCAG GCCTTCCCCGGAGCCAGAGGAGGCACCGCCCAGCGCCGATCCCTTCCTGGAGACGCTCACGCGCCTAGTGCGCGCGCTCCGGGGACCCCCGGCCCAAGCCTCGCCACCACGACTGGCCTTGGACCCGGGCGCACTGGCTGGTTTCCCGCAGGGCCAGGTCAACCTGTCGGACCCCGCGGCCCTGGAGCGCCTGCTGGATGGTGAGGAgccgctgctgttgctgctgccgcCGACGGCAGCCAACACCGGGGTCCCCGCAACGCCGCAAGGTCCCAAGTCCCCTCTGTGGGCCGCGGGACTAGCGCGCCGGGTGGCTGCCGAGCTTCAGGCGGCGGCCGCCGAGCTGCGCGGCCTCCCGGGGCTGCCTCCCGCCGCCCCCCCGCTGCTGGCGCGCCTGCTGGCACTGTGCCCGGGAAACCCAGATGGCCCCGGCGGCCCGCTGCGCGCGCTGCTGCTGCTCAAGGCACTGCAGGGCCTGCGCGCTGAGTGGCGCGGGCGGGAGCGGAGCGGCTCCGCACGAGCGCAGCGCAGCCCCGGGGCCGCGGCTGCAGATGGGCCGTGCGCTCTGCGCGAGCTGAGCGTAGACCTGCGGGCCGAGCGCTCCGTGCTCATCCCGGAGACATATCAGGCCAACAACTGCCAGGGCGCCTGCGGCTGGCCTCAGTCGGACCGCAACCCGCGCTACGGCAACCACGTGGTGCTGCTGCTGAAGATGCAGGCCCGCGGCGCCGCCCTGGCGCGCCCGCCCTGCTGTGTGCCCACAGCCTACACCGGCAAGCTCCTCATCAGCCTGTCCGAGGAGCGCATCAGCGCACACCACGTCCCGAACATGGTGGCCACCGAGTGCGGCTGCCGGTGA
- the SF3A2 gene encoding splicing factor 3A subunit 2, with product MDFQHRPGGKTGSGGVASSSESNRDRRERLRQLALETIDINKDPYFMKNHLGSYECKLCLTLHNNEGSYLAHTQGKKHQTNLARRAAKEAKEAPAQPAPEKVKVEVKKFVKIGRPGYKVTKQRDTEMGQQSLLFQIDYPEIAEGIMPRHRFMSAYEQRIEPPDRRWQYLLMAAEPYETIAFKVPSREIDKAEGKFWTHWNRETKQFFLQFHFKMEKPPAPPSLPAGPPGVKRPPPPLMNGLPPRPPLPESLPPPPPGGLPLPPMPPSGPAPSGPPGPPQLPPPAPGVHPPAPVVHPPTSGVHPPAPGVHPPAPGVHPPAPVVHPPASGVHPPAPGVHPPAPGVHPPAPGVHPPAPGVHPPPSAGVHPQAPVVHPPAPAVHPQAPGVHPTPAVHPQAPGVHPPAPGVHPPTPGIHPQPPGVHPPPPGVHPPAPGVHPQPPGVHPSNPGVHPPTPMPPMLRPPLPSEGPGNIPPPPPTN from the exons ATGGACTTCCAGCATCGCCCCGGGGGCAAGACTGGGAGCGGGGGCGTGGCCTCCTCCTCCGAGAGCAACCGGGACCGCAGGGAGCGTCTGCGACAATTGGCTCTAGAAACCATTGACATCAATAAG GACCCCTACTTCATGAAGAACCACCTGGGCTCCTATGAGTGCAAGTTGTGCCTGACGCTGCACAACAATGAG GGGAGTTACCTCGCACACACCCAGGGGAAGAAACATCAGACCAACTT GGCCCGGCGAGCGGCCAAGGAGGCCAAGGAGGCCCCCGCCCAGCCAGCACCGGAGAAGGTCAAGGTGGAAGTGAAGAAGTTTGTGAAGATCGGCCGCCCGGGCTACAAAG TAACCAAGCAGAGGGATACAGAGATGGGCCAGCAGAGCCTCCTTTTCCAG ATCGACTACCCCGAGATTGCTGAGGGCATCATGCCCCGACACCGCTTCATGTCTGCCTACGAGCAGAGGATCGAGCCCCCGGACCGGCGCTGGCAGTACCTACTCATGGCCGCTGAGCCCTATGAGACCATTGCCTTCAAG GTGCCAAGCAGGGAAATAGACAAGGCTGAAGGCAAGTTCTGGACTCACTGGAACCGGGAAACCAAGCAA tttttcctccagttccacttCAAGATGGAGAAGCCGCCAGCCCCACCGAGCCTTCCTGCTGGGCCTCCTGGGGTGAAacggcccccacccccactgatGAACGGCCTTCCCCCTCGCCCACCACTACCAGAGtctctgcccccgcccccaccaggaGGCCTGCCCCTGCCACCCATGCCGCCCAGTGGGCCTGCACCCTCAGGACCCCCAGGCCCTCCTCAGCTGCCCCCACCGGCTCCTGGGGTCCACCCACCGGCACCAGTGGTCCACCCACCAACCTCTGGGGTGCATCCCCCTGCTCCTGGAGTCCATCCTCCAGCTCCTGGGGTCCACCCCCCGGCACCAGTGGTTCACCCACCAGCATCTGGGGTCCACCCACCCGCTCCAGGGGtccaccccccagccccaggagTCCACCCTCCTGCTCCGGGAGTCCACCCTCCAGCCCCAGGGGTCCATCCTCCCCCATCTGCTGGCGTTCACCCCCAGGCACCAGTGGTGCACCCACCAGCTCCTGCAGTTCATCCCCAAGCTCCGGGGGTGCACCCGACTCCTGCAGTTCACCCCCAggctccaggagtccacccacCAGCTCCCGGGGTCCACCCACCAACCCCTGGGATccacccccagcctcctgggGTCCACCCCCCTCCTCCTGGGGTCCATCCTCCGGCCCCTGGGGTCCATCCCCAGCCACCTGGGGTTCACCCCTCAAATCCCGGGGTGCACCCCCCAACGCCCATGCCCCCAATGCTGAGGCCCCCACTGCCCTCCGAAGGCCCTGGGAacattcctccccctccccccaccaactGA
- the JSRP1 gene encoding junctional sarcoplasmic reticulum protein 1 has product MATRALEELDGGLGSCQMDEDLSALADPCPGRPREDSAQATSRLADSSSQSHDSQERVTEGSPTGSVDTKPKKTEKEPVSKVTSGTGKERLKAGATPRSPARKKAQTAPPQQPPPPPPPPALSEELPWGDLTLNKCLVLASLVALLGSAFQLCRETVAGDAEAPAPVPESWVSSSSSPKGPASPLPKPEARAPLVRQPEPSWKVEERVQIPRSGEAAEKDEWESGEAADEEHAPLAGRGPKERVKKEKPPKERPWKEKPHKEERPRMEKPRKEKPRGAREPGRALPRRWEAREGVHRPWGRDSGAPEDRKRQAWVSPRRPDKEDRPPGRQKRRAGKGRD; this is encoded by the exons ATGGCAACCAGGGCCTTGGAGGAGCTGGATGGAGGCCTGGGCAGCTGCCAAATGGATGAGGACCTCTCTGCACTGGCTGACCCTTGTCCTGGCCGGCCCCGGGAGGACAGTGCGCAAG CGACATCCAGGTTGGCTGACTCCAGCAGCCAGTCCCAT GATTCTCAGGAGCGAGTGACTGAGGGCAGCCCCACAGGCAGTGTGGACACCAAGCCCAAGAAGACGGAAAAGGAGCCTGTGTCcaaagtgacctcaggaaccgGAAAGGAGAGGCTGAAAGCAGGAGCAA CCCCCCGGAGCCCCGCACGGAAGAAGGCGCAGACCGCACCGCCccagcagccgccgccgccgccgccgcccccggcccTGAGCGAGGAGCTGCCCTGGGGAGACTTGACGCTCAACAAGTGCCTGGTGCTGGCCTCGCTCGTGGCGCTGCTGGGCTCCGCCTTCCAGCTGTGCCGCG AGACTGTGGCTGGGGATGCAGAAGCCCCCGCACCTGTCCCTGAGTCGTGGGTCTCATCAAGCTCGTCACCCAAGGGGCCAGCGTCACCCCTG CCAAAGCCTGAGGCCCGGGCCCCCCTAGTGAGGCAGCCTGAGCCCTCCTGGAAGGTAGAGGAAAGGGTCCAGATTCCTAGGAGTGGAGAGGCTGCAGAGAAGGACGAATGGGAGTCTGGAGAAGCTGCTGATGAGGAGCATGCGCCCCTCGCAGGCCGAGGGCCCAAGGAGAGGGTGAAGAAGGAGAAGCCTCCGAAGGAGAGGCCCTGGAAGGAGAAGCCACACAAGGAGGAGAGGCCAAGAATGGAGAAGCCACGAAAAGAGAAGCCACGTGGTGCCAGGGAGCCCGGCAGAGCCCTACCGCGACGCTGGGAGGCCCGCGAGGGGGTCCATCGACCTTGGGGGCGAGACTCCGGAGCCCCCGAGGATAGGAAGAGGCAGGCCTGGGTCTCCCCGCGGCGCCCTGACAAGGAGGACCGGCCTCCAGGCCGCCAGAAGCGCCGTGCCGGCAAAGGCCGGGACTGA